A region from the Pseudomonas promysalinigenes genome encodes:
- the rpsJ gene encoding 30S ribosomal protein S10 produces MQNQQIRIRLKAFDHRLIDQSTQEIVETAKRTGAQVRGPIPLPTRKERFTVLVSPHVNKDARDQYEIRTHKRVLDIVQPTDKTVDALMKLDLAAGVEVQISLG; encoded by the coding sequence ATGCAAAATCAGCAAATCCGTATCAGGTTGAAGGCTTTCGACCATCGCCTGATCGACCAATCCACCCAGGAAATCGTGGAAACCGCGAAACGTACTGGTGCACAAGTGCGTGGTCCAATTCCACTGCCTACCCGCAAAGAGCGTTTCACCGTTCTGGTCTCCCCGCACGTCAACAAAGACGCGCGTGACCAGTACGAGATCCGCACTCATAAGCGTGTTCTGGACATCGTCCAGCCAACGGATAAAACCGTTGACGCGCTGATGAAGCTTGATCTGGCGGCAGGTGTGGAAGTACAGATCAGCCTCGGCTAA
- the rplC gene encoding 50S ribosomal protein L3 translates to MTIGVIGRKCGMTRIFTEEGVSIPVTVIEIEPNRVTQFKTEETDGYRAVQVTVGERRASRVTAAQAGHFAKANVAAGRGIWEFRLEEGDFQAGDLIKAELFTAGQLVDVTGQSKGKGFAGTIKRWNFRGQDNTHGNSVSHRVPGSIGQCQTPGRVFKGKKMSGHMGAERVTVQSLEVVRVDAERNLLLVKGAVPGATGGDVVVRPAVKARG, encoded by the coding sequence ATGACTATTGGTGTAATCGGTCGCAAGTGCGGTATGACCCGCATTTTCACCGAAGAAGGTGTCTCCATTCCGGTCACGGTCATTGAGATCGAGCCGAATCGTGTCACCCAGTTCAAAACTGAAGAAACCGATGGCTACCGTGCAGTGCAAGTCACTGTCGGCGAGCGTCGTGCTTCGCGTGTGACTGCCGCTCAGGCAGGCCACTTCGCCAAAGCTAACGTTGCCGCTGGTCGCGGTATCTGGGAGTTCCGTCTTGAAGAAGGCGATTTCCAGGCTGGCGATCTGATCAAAGCTGAACTCTTCACTGCAGGCCAGCTGGTAGACGTTACTGGTCAGTCCAAAGGTAAAGGCTTCGCCGGTACCATCAAGCGCTGGAACTTCCGTGGTCAGGACAACACCCACGGTAACTCCGTGTCGCACCGTGTTCCTGGTTCCATCGGCCAGTGCCAGACTCCTGGTCGTGTGTTCAAGGGCAAGAAAATGTCCGGTCACATGGGCGCCGAGCGCGTGACTGTTCAGTCCCTGGAAGTAGTTCGCGTAGACGCTGAGCGCAACCTGCTGCTGGTCAAGGGTGCCGTTCCTGGCGCTACTGGCGGCGACGTGGTTGTACGTCCAGCTGTCAAGGCTCGCGGTTAA
- the rplD gene encoding 50S ribosomal protein L4 — protein sequence MQLNVNDAQAIEVSELAFGGEFNETLVHQAVVAYMAGGRQGTKQQKTRSDVAGGGKRPWRQKGTGRARAGTTRGPIWRGGGVTFAARPQDHSQKLNKKMYRAALRSILAELVRSDRLVVVQDFAVEAPKTKDLLNKLNGMGLNDVLIVSDAVDQNLYLAARNLPHVDVRDVQGSDPVSLIAYEKVLITVSAVKKFEELLG from the coding sequence ATGCAACTTAATGTAAATGACGCTCAGGCGATCGAAGTTTCCGAACTGGCTTTCGGTGGCGAATTCAACGAGACGCTGGTACACCAAGCAGTCGTAGCCTACATGGCTGGCGGCCGTCAGGGCACCAAGCAGCAGAAGACCCGTTCCGACGTGGCCGGTGGCGGTAAGCGCCCATGGCGTCAGAAGGGTACTGGCCGTGCTCGTGCTGGTACCACTCGTGGTCCGATCTGGCGTGGCGGTGGTGTAACCTTCGCAGCTCGTCCTCAAGATCACTCGCAAAAGCTCAACAAGAAGATGTACCGCGCAGCTCTGCGCTCCATCCTCGCTGAGCTGGTGCGTAGCGACCGTCTGGTCGTGGTTCAGGACTTCGCTGTTGAAGCGCCGAAAACCAAAGATCTGCTGAACAAGCTGAACGGCATGGGTCTGAACGACGTACTGATCGTTTCTGACGCTGTTGATCAGAACCTGTACCTGGCTGCTCGCAACCTGCCGCACGTCGATGTACGTGACGTTCAAGGTTCCGACCCGGTCAGTCTGATCGCATACGAGAAGGTGTTGATCACCGTCTCGGCCGTGAAGAAATTCGAGGAGCTGCTGGGATGA
- the rplW gene encoding 50S ribosomal protein L23, whose amino-acid sequence MNQERVFKVLLGPHVSEKATVLAEKKGQFVFKVATDATKLEIKKAVEGLFNVKVENVSTVNVLGKTKRTARGLGKRNDWKKAIVSLQPGQDLDFSSSAE is encoded by the coding sequence ATGAACCAGGAACGCGTATTTAAAGTCCTCCTTGGCCCGCACGTTTCCGAGAAGGCTACCGTTCTGGCTGAGAAAAAAGGCCAGTTCGTATTCAAGGTTGCTACCGATGCAACCAAGCTGGAAATCAAGAAAGCTGTCGAAGGCCTGTTCAACGTAAAAGTTGAAAACGTGTCGACTGTTAACGTTCTGGGTAAAACCAAGCGTACCGCACGTGGTCTGGGCAAGCGTAATGACTGGAAGAAGGCGATCGTCTCCCTTCAGCCAGGCCAAGATCTCGATTTCAGCAGCAGTGCTGAGTAA
- the rplB gene encoding 50S ribosomal protein L2 — protein MAIVKCKPTSPGRRFVVKVVNKELHKGAPHAPLIEKKSKSGGRNNNGRITTRHVGGGHKQHYRLVDFRRNDKDGIPATVERIEYDPNRTAHIALLCYADGERRYIIAPKGVSAGDQLIAGALAPIKAGNSLQLRNIPVGSTIHGIELKPGKGAQIARSAGASAQLIAREGVYVTLRLRSGEMRKVLAECRATLGEVSNSEHSLRSLGKAGAKRWRGVRPTVRGVAMNPVDHPHGGGEGRTSGGRHPVSPWGFPTKGAKTRGNKRTDNMIVRRRK, from the coding sequence ATGGCAATCGTTAAATGCAAACCGACTTCCCCTGGCCGCCGTTTCGTGGTCAAGGTGGTCAACAAGGAGCTGCACAAAGGCGCTCCTCACGCACCGCTGATCGAGAAAAAATCGAAGTCTGGTGGTCGTAACAACAATGGCCGCATTACCACTCGTCACGTTGGTGGTGGTCACAAGCAGCATTACCGTCTGGTCGACTTCCGTCGCAACGACAAAGATGGCATTCCAGCCACTGTCGAGCGTATCGAATACGATCCAAACCGTACTGCTCACATCGCCCTGCTGTGCTACGCAGATGGTGAGCGTCGCTACATCATCGCCCCTAAAGGCGTGAGCGCTGGCGACCAGCTGATCGCAGGTGCCCTGGCCCCAATCAAGGCCGGTAACTCCCTGCAGCTGCGCAACATTCCAGTAGGTAGCACCATTCACGGCATCGAACTGAAGCCGGGTAAAGGTGCTCAGATCGCACGTTCCGCTGGTGCCTCGGCTCAGCTGATCGCTCGCGAAGGTGTCTATGTGACCCTGCGTCTGCGCTCTGGTGAAATGCGTAAAGTCCTGGCTGAGTGCCGTGCGACCCTGGGTGAAGTCTCGAACTCCGAGCACAGCCTGCGTTCGCTGGGTAAAGCTGGTGCCAAACGCTGGCGCGGCGTTCGCCCAACCGTTCGTGGTGTTGCCATGAACCCGGTTGACCACCCACATGGTGGTGGTGAAGGTCGTACCTCCGGTGGTCGTCATCCGGTATCGCCATGGGGCTTCCCAACCAAGGGTGCGAAGACCCGCGGTAATAAGCGTACCGACAACATGATCGTCCGTCGTCGCAAGTAA
- the rpsS gene encoding 30S ribosomal protein S19, producing the protein MPRSLKKGPFIDLHLLKKVEVAVEKNDRKPVKTWSRRSMILPQMVGLTIAVHNGRQHVPVLVNEDMVGHKLGEFAGTRTYRGHVADKKAKR; encoded by the coding sequence GTGCCACGTTCTCTGAAAAAAGGTCCTTTTATCGATCTTCACCTGTTGAAGAAGGTCGAAGTGGCGGTGGAGAAGAACGATCGCAAGCCAGTTAAAACCTGGTCGCGCCGTTCGATGATCCTGCCACAAATGGTCGGTCTGACCATCGCGGTACACAACGGTCGCCAACACGTCCCAGTTCTCGTGAACGAAGACATGGTCGGCCACAAACTGGGCGAGTTTGCCGGTACCCGCACCTACCGCGGGCACGTGGCTGACAAGAAAGCCAAGCGTTAA